A region of Sparus aurata chromosome 8, fSpaAur1.1, whole genome shotgun sequence DNA encodes the following proteins:
- the kif21a gene encoding kinesin-like protein KIF21A isoform X4, which yields MTTGQDESSVRVALRIRPQLAREKIEGCHICTYVMPGEPQVILGKDKAFTYDYMFDMDSQQDAIYTTCTEKLIEGCFEGYNATIFAYGQTGSGKTYTMGTGFDVNISDEELGIIPRAVHHLFKGIEERREAAQEQGRPVPEFKINAQFLELYNEEVLDLFDSTRDMKQKSHIKIHEDASGGIYTVGVTTRTVSSETEMIQCLKLGALSRTTASTQMNVQSSRSHAIFTIHLCQVRVCASDNQETETDNRVSNGNSEMDEYETLTAKFHFVDLAGSERLKRTGATGDRAKEGISINCGLLALGNVISALGDRGKRASHVPYRDSKLTRLLQDSLGGNSQTVMIACISPSDRDFMETLNTLKYANRARNIKNRVMVNQDKASQQISALRTEIARLQMELMEYKTGKRMAGEDGVESFSDMFHENSMLQTENSNLRVRVKAMQETIDAQRARLTQLISDQANQVLSKAGEGGTEEIGNMIQGYIKEIEDLRAKLLESESVNEHLRKNLSRASNRQSLYGGPGTFSSTSLAPEKETSDIIELAKKDLEKLKKREKKKKKRLQLLLEEREREEREEVVEEVEDASASKEEVPDNEQEKGTEKEMAERVNEETEIEVQEGSDHEEGEEEEEEEEEEMDVEESSDDSDSESDEKENFQADLANITCEIAIKQKLIDELENSQRRLHTLKQQYEQKLMMLQCKIRDTQLERDRVLHNMTSVESGTEDKARKIKAEYEKKLSVMNKELQKLHSAQKEHARLLKNQSQYEKQLKKLQMDVAEMKKTKVRLMKQMKEQQEKNRMNESRRNREIASLKKDQRKQEHQLKLLEAQKRQQELILRRKTEEVTALRRQARPTSGKVIRKVNLPESVQDSSHRPPSGRMYSSGNSAPNGTRSSYRRTVGVYSTRIARNKWQSLERRITDVIMQRMTISNMEADMNRLLKQREELTKRKEKVIRKRDRLIREGPEAEKAVLPLNEEVDALTANIDYINDSIADCQANIMQMEETKEEGDIVDVSAVISSCTLTEARFLLDHFMSMAINKGLQAAQRESQVKVMEGRLKQTEITSATQNQLLFHMLKEKAEFNPELDALLGNALQELGNIPAENGDDSSSDESAQSPSAEGNTLASDLMKLCGETKTRNKARRRTTTQMELLYANSDSAPDAPTADFTSPMLPLAETPDGGGDVDSSGSSVRDYTALSPGFSSKMGSITSSGLEKRAPEPSPLSRRKTYDKAQAAADRAKVKEIKQGIINPVPATKGSRSSTLQCVHVAEGHSKAVLCVDCTDDLLFTGSKDRTCKVWNLVTGQEIMSLSGHPNNVVSVRYSSSLVFTVSTTYIKVWDIRDSAKCIRTLTSSGQVNVGDACASNTSRTVTIPAGENQINQIALNPSGTVLYAAAGNSVRVWDLRRFASTGKLIGHLGPVMCLTVDRSGNNQDLVITGSKDHYIKLFDVTEGSLGSIGPTHNFEPPHYDGIESLVVQGDILFSGSRDNGIKKWDLDRKDLLQQVPNAHRDWVCALGVVPGSPALLSGCRGGVLKLWHTDTLGTLGELKGHESPINGISTNSSHLFTASDDRTVKIWRARGGLDSTLEAGDNADEVASN from the exons ACGGGTTCAGGGAAGACCTACACCATGGGGACGGGCTTTGACGTAAACATTTCAGATGAGGAGCTGGGTATCATCCCCCGTGCCGTCCACCACCTCTTTAAGGGCATCGAGGAGCGCCGAGAGGCCGCCCAGGAGCAGGGACGCCCAGTACCTGAGTTTAAGATCAATGCCCAGTTCCTTGAG CTTTATAATGAGGAAGTTCTGGACCTGTTCGACTCCACAAGGGACATGAAGCAGAAATCTCACATCAAGATCCACGAAGATGCCAGTGGGGGAATCTACACAGTAGGAGTGACCACACGGACTGTGTCCTCTGAGACTGAG ATGATACAGTGCCTGAAGCTGGGAGCTCTGTCTCGCACCACAGCCAGCACTCAGATGAACGTCCAGAGCTCTCGATCACACGCCATCTTCACCATCCACCTGTGCCAAGTTCGCGTCTGTGCCTCTGACAAT CAAGAAACTGAGACTGATAACAGAGTCTCCAACGGAAACTCCGAGATGGACGAGTACGAGACGCTGACAGCAAAGTTTCACTTTGTGGACCTGGCCGGTTCTGAGAGGCTGAAGAGAACCGGAGCGACAGGCGATCGAGCCAAAGAGGGAATCTCCATCAACTGTGGACTG CTTGCTCTGGGGAATGTAATCAGTGCTTTGGGTGACCGAGGCAAGCGGGCCTCACACGTGCCTTACAGAGACTCCAAACTCACTCGACTTCTACAGGACTCATTAGGAGGAAACAG CCAAACTGTAATGATCGCCTGCATCAGCCCGTCTGACCGCGACTTCATGGAGACACTGAACACGTTAAAGTACGCCAACCGAGCACGCAACATCAAGAACAGGGTGATGGTGAACCAGGACAAGGCCAGCCAGCAAATCAGTGCACTGAGGACAGAGATCGCTCGACTGcagatggagctgatggagtACAAGACG GGTAAACGCATGGCGGGTGAGGACGGTGTGGAGAGCTTCAGTGACATGTTCCACGAGAACTCCATGCTGCAGACGGAGAACAGCAACCTGAGGGTGAGAGTGAAGGCCATGCAAGAGACCATCGACGCTCAGAGGGCGCGACTCACTCAGCTAATCAGTGACCAGGCCAACCAGGTCCTCTCCAAAGCAG GTGAAGGTGGAACTGAAGAAATTGGAAACATGATTCAGGGTTACATCAAAGAGATTGAGGACCTCAG AGCCAAACTCCTGGAGAGTGAATCTGTTAACGAGCATTTGAGGAAGAATCTGTCTCGTGCCTCCAATCGCCAGTCGCTCTACGGAGGACCCGGCACTTTCTCCTCCACGTCGCTGGCCCCTGAGAAGGAGACTTCTGACATCATCGAACTCGCCAAGAAGGACCTGGAGAAACTGAAGAAacgagagaaaaagaaaaagaaaag ACTCCAGCTGCtgttggaggagagagagagggaggaaagggaggaggtggtggaagaggttgagGACGCAAG TGCCAGCAAGGAGGAAGTTCCTGACAATGAGCAAGAAAAAGGCACAGAGAAGGAAATGGCAGAACGGGTCAACGAGGAGACAGAAATT GAGGTCCAGGAAGGCAGTGACCACGAGGAaggcgaggaggaagaggaggaggaggaagaagagatggaTGTGGAGGAGAGCTCAGATGATTCTGACTCTGAGTCGGATGAAAAAG AGAACTTCCAGGCTGATCTGGCCAACATCACCTGTGAGATCGCCATCAAGCAGAAGCTGATCGACGAGCTGGAGAACAGCCAGCGGCGTTTGCACACGCTTAAACAGCAGTACGAGCAGAAGCTGATGATGCTGCAGTGCAAGATCAGGGACACCCAGCTGGAGCGGGACCGTGTCCTCCATAACATGA CTTCAGTAGAAAGCGGCACTGAGGACAAGGCTCGAAAGATAAAGGCTGAATATGAGAAGAAGCTGAGCGTCATGAACAAGGAGCTTCAGAAGCTCCATTCAGCTCAGAAGGAGCATGCCCGCCTGCTGAAGAACCAATCACAGTACGAGAAACAGCTGAAGAAGCTTCAGATGGACGTGGCGGAAATGAAGAAGACGAAG gTCCGTCTCATGAAGCAGatgaaggagcagcaggagaaaaacAGGATGAACGAGTCTCGCAGAAACAGAGAAATTGCTTCCTTAAAGAAAGACCAGCGCAAGCAAGAG CACCAGCTTAAGTTACTGGAGGCTCAGAAAAGGCAGCAGGAGCTCATTCTGAGGAGAAAGACTGAGGAG GTGACAGCTCTGAGGAGGCAAGCCAGGCCCACCTCGGGTAAGGTCATCAGAAAGGTCAATCTCCCAGAATCAGTCCAGGACTCCAGCCACAGACCTCCATCTGGCCGCATGTACTCCTCCGGCAACTCTGCTCCCAACGGCACTcg GTCTTCCTACAGGCGTACAGTTGGTGTATACTCCACCAGAATCGCACGGAATAAATGGCAGTCTCTGGAGCGAAGGATCACTGACGTCATCATGCAGAGGATGACCATCTCCAATATGGAGGCCGACATGAACCGCCTCCTCAAG CAACGAGAGGAGCTGACCAAGCGTAAAGAAAAGGTCATCAGGAAGAGGGACCGACTGATCAGGGAGGGGCCAGAGGCAGAGAAGGCGGTGCTTCCTCTGAACGAGGAAGTGGACGCATTGACAGCCAACATTGACTACATCAACGACAGCATCGCAGACTGTCAGGCCAACATCATGCAGATGGAGGAAACCAAG GAGGAAGGCGACATAGTAGACGTCTCTGCTGTTATTAGTTCCTGCACCCTGACAGAAGCTCGTTTTCTGTTGGATCACTTCATGTCAATGGCTATCAACAAG GGTCTCCAGGCAGCCCAGAGGGAGTCTCAGGTGAAGGTGATGGAAGGCCGGCTGAAGCAGACGGAGATCACCAGCGCCACACAGAACCAGCTGCTCTTTCACATGCTGAAGGAGAAGGCCGAGTTCAACCCGGAGCTGGACGCACTGCTGGGGAATGCACTGCAAG AGCTAGGTAACATCCCAGCTG AAAATGGAGACGATAGCAGCAGTGATGAGTCTGCCCAGAGCCCTTCTGCAGAGGGAAA CACTTTGGCATCAGATCTCATGAAACTCTGTGGAGAGACGAAAACCAGAAATAAG GCTCGTAGGAGGACCACCACTCAGATGGAGTTGCTGTATGCAAACAGCGACTCCGCCCCCGATGCCCCGACTGCGGACTTCACCAGTCCGATGCTGCCGTTAGCTGAAACACCAGATGGGGGAGGAGACGTGGACTCGTCAGGCTCATCAGTCAGGGACTACACAGCTCTCTCCCCCGGCTTTTCCTCTAAAATGGGCAGCAT AACTTCGTCAGGACTGGAAAAGCGAGCTCCGGAGCCTTCCCCGCTCTCGCGCAGGAAGACCTATGACAAAGCACAAGCAGCGGCTGACAGGGCAAAGGTCAAGGAGATTAAACA ggGGATCATTAACCCGGTGCCCGCTACTAAGGGCAGTCGGTCGTCAACGTTACAGTGCGTCCACGTGGCAGAGGGACACAGTAAAGCAGTTCTGTGTGTCGACTGCACTGATGACCTTCTCTTCACTGGATCCAAAG ACCGGACCTGTAAGGTGTGGAATCTGGTGACTGGCCAGGAGATAATGTCCCTGTCCGGTCACCCCAACAATGTCGTGTCGGTACGCTACAGCTCCAGTTTGGTCTTCACCGTCTCCACAACCTACATCAAAGTGTGGGACATCCGGGACTCAGCCAAGTGCATCCGAACACTAAC GTCTTCTGGTCAGGTTAATGTCGGGGATGCATGTGCGTCAAACACCAGCCGAACAGTCACGATCCCAGCAGGAGAGAACCAGATCAACCAGATCGCTCTCAATCCCAGCGGGACGGTTCTGTACGCCGCCGCTGGGAACTCGGTCAGAGTTTGGGATCTGCgaag atTTGCATCCACGGGGAAACTTATAGGTCACCTTGGTCCAGTGATGTGTCTGACTGTGGATCGGTCTGGAAACAACCAAGACCTGGTGATCACCGGGTCCAAGGACCACTACATCAAG TTGTTTGATGTGACTGAAGGCTCTCTGGGGAGCATCGGCCCAACACACAACTTTGAACCTCCCCATTATGACGGCATCGAGTCACTGGTGGTCCAGGGGGACATTTTATTCAGCGGCTCTCGAGACAACGGCATCAAGAAGTGGGACCTGGATCGCAAAGACCTGCTGCAG CAAGTCCCAAATGCCCACCGTGACTGGGTTTGTGCACTGGGAGTGGTTCCCGGGTCTCCGGCTCTGCTGAGTGGCTGCAGAGGTGGGGTGCTCAAGCTGTGGCACACGGACACACTGGGGACTCTTGGAGAGCTGAAGGGCCACGAGAGCCCCATCAACGGCATCTCTACCAACAGCAGCCACCTGTTCACCGCCTCCGA CGACCGGACTGTGAAGATATGGCGTGCACGTGGTGGACTGGACAGCACCTTAGAGGCGGGTGACAATGCGGACGAGGTGGCCAGTAACTGA
- the kif21a gene encoding kinesin-like protein KIF21A isoform X3 translates to MTTGQDESSVRVALRIRPQLAREKIEGCHICTYVMPGEPQVILGKDKAFTYDYMFDMDSQQDAIYTTCTEKLIEGCFEGYNATIFAYGQTGSGKTYTMGTGFDVNISDEELGIIPRAVHHLFKGIEERREAAQEQGRPVPEFKINAQFLELYNEEVLDLFDSTRDMKQKSHIKIHEDASGGIYTVGVTTRTVSSETEMIQCLKLGALSRTTASTQMNVQSSRSHAIFTIHLCQVRVCASDNQETETDNRVSNGNSEMDEYETLTAKFHFVDLAGSERLKRTGATGDRAKEGISINCGLLALGNVISALGDRGKRASHVPYRDSKLTRLLQDSLGGNSQTVMIACISPSDRDFMETLNTLKYANRARNIKNRVMVNQDKASQQISALRTEIARLQMELMEYKTGKRMAGEDGVESFSDMFHENSMLQTENSNLRVRVKAMQETIDAQRARLTQLISDQANQVLSKAGEGGTEEIGNMIQGYIKEIEDLRAKLLESESVNEHLRKNLSRASNRQSLYGGPGTFSSTSLAPEKETSDIIELAKKDLEKLKKREKKKKKRLQLLLEEREREEREEVVEEVEDASASKEEVPDNEQEKGTEKEMAERVNEETEIEVQEGSDHEEGEEEEEEEEEEMDVEESSDDSDSESDEKENFQADLANITCEIAIKQKLIDELENSQRRLHTLKQQYEQKLMMLQCKIRDTQLERDRVLHNMTSVESGTEDKARKIKAEYEKKLSVMNKELQKLHSAQKEHARLLKNQSQYEKQLKKLQMDVAEMKKTKVRLMKQMKEQQEKNRMNESRRNREIASLKKDQRKQEHQLKLLEAQKRQQELILRRKTEEVTALRRQARPTSGKVIRKVNLPESVQDSSHRPPSGRMYSSGNSAPNGTRSSYRRTVGVYSTRIARNKWQSLERRITDVIMQRMTISNMEADMNRLLKQREELTKRKEKVIRKRDRLIREGPEAEKAVLPLNEEVDALTANIDYINDSIADCQANIMQMEETKEEGDIVDVSAVISSCTLTEARFLLDHFMSMAINKGLQAAQRESQVKVMEGRLKQTEITSATQNQLLFHMLKEKAEFNPELDALLGNALQELGNIPAENGDDSSSDESAQSPSAEGNTLASDLMKLCGETKTRNKARRRTTTQMELLYANSDSAPDAPTADFTSPMLPLAETPDGGGDVDSSGSSVRDYTALSPGFSSKMGSISGSRTSSGLEKRAPEPSPLSRRKTYDKAQAAADRAKVKEIKQGIINPVPATKGSRSSTLQCVHVAEGHSKAVLCVDCTDDLLFTGSKDRTCKVWNLVTGQEIMSLSGHPNNVVSVRYSSSLVFTVSTTYIKVWDIRDSAKCIRTLTSSGQVNVGDACASNTSRTVTIPAGENQINQIALNPSGTVLYAAAGNSVRVWDLRRFASTGKLIGHLGPVMCLTVDRSGNNQDLVITGSKDHYIKLFDVTEGSLGSIGPTHNFEPPHYDGIESLVVQGDILFSGSRDNGIKKWDLDRKDLLQQVPNAHRDWVCALGVVPGSPALLSGCRGGVLKLWHTDTLGTLGELKGHESPINGISTNSSHLFTASDDRTVKIWRARGGLDSTLEAGDNADEVASN, encoded by the exons ACGGGTTCAGGGAAGACCTACACCATGGGGACGGGCTTTGACGTAAACATTTCAGATGAGGAGCTGGGTATCATCCCCCGTGCCGTCCACCACCTCTTTAAGGGCATCGAGGAGCGCCGAGAGGCCGCCCAGGAGCAGGGACGCCCAGTACCTGAGTTTAAGATCAATGCCCAGTTCCTTGAG CTTTATAATGAGGAAGTTCTGGACCTGTTCGACTCCACAAGGGACATGAAGCAGAAATCTCACATCAAGATCCACGAAGATGCCAGTGGGGGAATCTACACAGTAGGAGTGACCACACGGACTGTGTCCTCTGAGACTGAG ATGATACAGTGCCTGAAGCTGGGAGCTCTGTCTCGCACCACAGCCAGCACTCAGATGAACGTCCAGAGCTCTCGATCACACGCCATCTTCACCATCCACCTGTGCCAAGTTCGCGTCTGTGCCTCTGACAAT CAAGAAACTGAGACTGATAACAGAGTCTCCAACGGAAACTCCGAGATGGACGAGTACGAGACGCTGACAGCAAAGTTTCACTTTGTGGACCTGGCCGGTTCTGAGAGGCTGAAGAGAACCGGAGCGACAGGCGATCGAGCCAAAGAGGGAATCTCCATCAACTGTGGACTG CTTGCTCTGGGGAATGTAATCAGTGCTTTGGGTGACCGAGGCAAGCGGGCCTCACACGTGCCTTACAGAGACTCCAAACTCACTCGACTTCTACAGGACTCATTAGGAGGAAACAG CCAAACTGTAATGATCGCCTGCATCAGCCCGTCTGACCGCGACTTCATGGAGACACTGAACACGTTAAAGTACGCCAACCGAGCACGCAACATCAAGAACAGGGTGATGGTGAACCAGGACAAGGCCAGCCAGCAAATCAGTGCACTGAGGACAGAGATCGCTCGACTGcagatggagctgatggagtACAAGACG GGTAAACGCATGGCGGGTGAGGACGGTGTGGAGAGCTTCAGTGACATGTTCCACGAGAACTCCATGCTGCAGACGGAGAACAGCAACCTGAGGGTGAGAGTGAAGGCCATGCAAGAGACCATCGACGCTCAGAGGGCGCGACTCACTCAGCTAATCAGTGACCAGGCCAACCAGGTCCTCTCCAAAGCAG GTGAAGGTGGAACTGAAGAAATTGGAAACATGATTCAGGGTTACATCAAAGAGATTGAGGACCTCAG AGCCAAACTCCTGGAGAGTGAATCTGTTAACGAGCATTTGAGGAAGAATCTGTCTCGTGCCTCCAATCGCCAGTCGCTCTACGGAGGACCCGGCACTTTCTCCTCCACGTCGCTGGCCCCTGAGAAGGAGACTTCTGACATCATCGAACTCGCCAAGAAGGACCTGGAGAAACTGAAGAAacgagagaaaaagaaaaagaaaag ACTCCAGCTGCtgttggaggagagagagagggaggaaagggaggaggtggtggaagaggttgagGACGCAAG TGCCAGCAAGGAGGAAGTTCCTGACAATGAGCAAGAAAAAGGCACAGAGAAGGAAATGGCAGAACGGGTCAACGAGGAGACAGAAATT GAGGTCCAGGAAGGCAGTGACCACGAGGAaggcgaggaggaagaggaggaggaggaagaagagatggaTGTGGAGGAGAGCTCAGATGATTCTGACTCTGAGTCGGATGAAAAAG AGAACTTCCAGGCTGATCTGGCCAACATCACCTGTGAGATCGCCATCAAGCAGAAGCTGATCGACGAGCTGGAGAACAGCCAGCGGCGTTTGCACACGCTTAAACAGCAGTACGAGCAGAAGCTGATGATGCTGCAGTGCAAGATCAGGGACACCCAGCTGGAGCGGGACCGTGTCCTCCATAACATGA CTTCAGTAGAAAGCGGCACTGAGGACAAGGCTCGAAAGATAAAGGCTGAATATGAGAAGAAGCTGAGCGTCATGAACAAGGAGCTTCAGAAGCTCCATTCAGCTCAGAAGGAGCATGCCCGCCTGCTGAAGAACCAATCACAGTACGAGAAACAGCTGAAGAAGCTTCAGATGGACGTGGCGGAAATGAAGAAGACGAAG gTCCGTCTCATGAAGCAGatgaaggagcagcaggagaaaaacAGGATGAACGAGTCTCGCAGAAACAGAGAAATTGCTTCCTTAAAGAAAGACCAGCGCAAGCAAGAG CACCAGCTTAAGTTACTGGAGGCTCAGAAAAGGCAGCAGGAGCTCATTCTGAGGAGAAAGACTGAGGAG GTGACAGCTCTGAGGAGGCAAGCCAGGCCCACCTCGGGTAAGGTCATCAGAAAGGTCAATCTCCCAGAATCAGTCCAGGACTCCAGCCACAGACCTCCATCTGGCCGCATGTACTCCTCCGGCAACTCTGCTCCCAACGGCACTcg GTCTTCCTACAGGCGTACAGTTGGTGTATACTCCACCAGAATCGCACGGAATAAATGGCAGTCTCTGGAGCGAAGGATCACTGACGTCATCATGCAGAGGATGACCATCTCCAATATGGAGGCCGACATGAACCGCCTCCTCAAG CAACGAGAGGAGCTGACCAAGCGTAAAGAAAAGGTCATCAGGAAGAGGGACCGACTGATCAGGGAGGGGCCAGAGGCAGAGAAGGCGGTGCTTCCTCTGAACGAGGAAGTGGACGCATTGACAGCCAACATTGACTACATCAACGACAGCATCGCAGACTGTCAGGCCAACATCATGCAGATGGAGGAAACCAAG GAGGAAGGCGACATAGTAGACGTCTCTGCTGTTATTAGTTCCTGCACCCTGACAGAAGCTCGTTTTCTGTTGGATCACTTCATGTCAATGGCTATCAACAAG GGTCTCCAGGCAGCCCAGAGGGAGTCTCAGGTGAAGGTGATGGAAGGCCGGCTGAAGCAGACGGAGATCACCAGCGCCACACAGAACCAGCTGCTCTTTCACATGCTGAAGGAGAAGGCCGAGTTCAACCCGGAGCTGGACGCACTGCTGGGGAATGCACTGCAAG AGCTAGGTAACATCCCAGCTG AAAATGGAGACGATAGCAGCAGTGATGAGTCTGCCCAGAGCCCTTCTGCAGAGGGAAA CACTTTGGCATCAGATCTCATGAAACTCTGTGGAGAGACGAAAACCAGAAATAAG GCTCGTAGGAGGACCACCACTCAGATGGAGTTGCTGTATGCAAACAGCGACTCCGCCCCCGATGCCCCGACTGCGGACTTCACCAGTCCGATGCTGCCGTTAGCTGAAACACCAGATGGGGGAGGAGACGTGGACTCGTCAGGCTCATCAGTCAGGGACTACACAGCTCTCTCCCCCGGCTTTTCCTCTAAAATGGGCAGCAT TTCTGGCTCCAGAACTTCGTCAGGACTGGAAAAGCGAGCTCCGGAGCCTTCCCCGCTCTCGCGCAGGAAGACCTATGACAAAGCACAAGCAGCGGCTGACAGGGCAAAGGTCAAGGAGATTAAACA ggGGATCATTAACCCGGTGCCCGCTACTAAGGGCAGTCGGTCGTCAACGTTACAGTGCGTCCACGTGGCAGAGGGACACAGTAAAGCAGTTCTGTGTGTCGACTGCACTGATGACCTTCTCTTCACTGGATCCAAAG ACCGGACCTGTAAGGTGTGGAATCTGGTGACTGGCCAGGAGATAATGTCCCTGTCCGGTCACCCCAACAATGTCGTGTCGGTACGCTACAGCTCCAGTTTGGTCTTCACCGTCTCCACAACCTACATCAAAGTGTGGGACATCCGGGACTCAGCCAAGTGCATCCGAACACTAAC GTCTTCTGGTCAGGTTAATGTCGGGGATGCATGTGCGTCAAACACCAGCCGAACAGTCACGATCCCAGCAGGAGAGAACCAGATCAACCAGATCGCTCTCAATCCCAGCGGGACGGTTCTGTACGCCGCCGCTGGGAACTCGGTCAGAGTTTGGGATCTGCgaag atTTGCATCCACGGGGAAACTTATAGGTCACCTTGGTCCAGTGATGTGTCTGACTGTGGATCGGTCTGGAAACAACCAAGACCTGGTGATCACCGGGTCCAAGGACCACTACATCAAG TTGTTTGATGTGACTGAAGGCTCTCTGGGGAGCATCGGCCCAACACACAACTTTGAACCTCCCCATTATGACGGCATCGAGTCACTGGTGGTCCAGGGGGACATTTTATTCAGCGGCTCTCGAGACAACGGCATCAAGAAGTGGGACCTGGATCGCAAAGACCTGCTGCAG CAAGTCCCAAATGCCCACCGTGACTGGGTTTGTGCACTGGGAGTGGTTCCCGGGTCTCCGGCTCTGCTGAGTGGCTGCAGAGGTGGGGTGCTCAAGCTGTGGCACACGGACACACTGGGGACTCTTGGAGAGCTGAAGGGCCACGAGAGCCCCATCAACGGCATCTCTACCAACAGCAGCCACCTGTTCACCGCCTCCGA CGACCGGACTGTGAAGATATGGCGTGCACGTGGTGGACTGGACAGCACCTTAGAGGCGGGTGACAATGCGGACGAGGTGGCCAGTAACTGA